GAACAGGAGTTTATTGTTCTCGGCATCATCGTAATAACTCACAGTGACGGAATCCACTGGGTATTCGTGGCTGTAGGAGGAATACTGCTGGTTGAACCGCTTGACACAGGTAAGGCCGGAAAGCACGTTTGCGATCTGCTGATAGGCAGGGTCGTCGGCAGAAAGCAGCTGAACATCCATCTCTGCGGAGCGGGCAAAGTTCTGAATGTGCTCCACCCGGACACTGGCCTGTGTGCTGGCCTCGATGCTGGATGCAAGATCGATCTTTGCGGAAGGAAAGATCAGCACCAGTGCAAGCAGCACTAAAATGACAATGCCGAACCGGGACAGGATGCTCTTATCTTTCATGGCGGGTCAATCCTCCTTTGGCGGCTCCGCTCCCATTTGGCCCAGATGCCGCTGGGCAAAGAAGAAGCCCACGGCGCTGGCGGCGAACACCACATAATAGCTGGCGATGCGGTAGAGCATCATCACGCTCATCACCTCGCCGCGCTCCAGAAAGCTGCCGAACACCAGCAGGAATGCCGTCTCGATGGAGCCCATGCCGGCCACATTGGGCAGGGCGTTGGACAAAAACAGCATCAAGCTGGTGAGCAGCTGCACCTGCAAAAAGCTCAGAGGGGAAAGCCCCATGAACCGGATGCACAGGTAGGGCAGGCAGAACAGCCCGAACAGCTTGACCGCCTGCAATGCCAGAATTTCAGCGCAGCGGGGCTTATCCGCCAGCAGACGGCGGCTCTCCTCGCCCAGAATATCCAGCTGCTGCTGCCAGTCGGCGCGGCGCTGCTGCCATTTTTCCGTTTTGGGCAGCAGACGCATCAGCCAGCGGGCAAGGTTCTGCACCAGCGGCGATACGCACACCAGCACCAGCACCACAATGATGGCCGCCACTACAGCGTATGCCATGGGCAGATAATTCATCACACCGGTGGTGTTGGCGGCAAGCCATCTGTGCTGAAACAGCAGCATCACCGTGGCATACAGCAGCACGGTGGTTTTGTGGAACACGTACTGCAGGGTCATCAGGCCCACGCCCGGGCCAACCGGCAGGCCGCAGCGGTGCAGATACCATGTCTGCACCGGCACTGCACCTGCGCCCAGCGTGACCACATTGCCAAAGGTGCCGCACCACGCGGTATCGATGCCCTGCCAGAGCCTGAAGCCCGGGATGCGGCTGCGCACGATGCCCCACGCCACGCACCCCTCCAGCAGCGGGTAGCTGAGGCCGATGGCCAGCACCACCAGCACCTGCCATGCGGACAGCTGCGAAAGCGCTGCGGTGATCTCGGCCCAGTTGTCCTTGAACAGCAGCACGATGATGCCGGTAAGTGCGGCGAGCACCAGCAGCGAGATCACTGTCTTTTTGCGGGAAGGTGCGGCAGAGGCGGGTTGGCTCATAGAGAGAACAGGCTCCTTTCAGGCGGAATGATTTGATAAAAGTATAACACACGCGGCCTGTGTCTTTGTGAACGGAACTGGAATTTTCTTGTGCAATTTTGATGGAATGA
Above is a genomic segment from Faecalibacterium taiwanense containing:
- a CDS encoding lysylphosphatidylglycerol synthase transmembrane domain-containing protein — its product is MSQPASAAPSRKKTVISLLVLAALTGIIVLLFKDNWAEITAALSQLSAWQVLVVLAIGLSYPLLEGCVAWGIVRSRIPGFRLWQGIDTAWCGTFGNVVTLGAGAVPVQTWYLHRCGLPVGPGVGLMTLQYVFHKTTVLLYATVMLLFQHRWLAANTTGVMNYLPMAYAVVAAIIVVLVLVCVSPLVQNLARWLMRLLPKTEKWQQRRADWQQQLDILGEESRRLLADKPRCAEILALQAVKLFGLFCLPYLCIRFMGLSPLSFLQVQLLTSLMLFLSNALPNVAGMGSIETAFLLVFGSFLERGEVMSVMMLYRIASYYVVFAASAVGFFFAQRHLGQMGAEPPKED